In Sphingobacterium sp. PCS056, the following proteins share a genomic window:
- a CDS encoding helix-turn-helix domain-containing protein, whose translation MELTVLDVQVISTLSRELKAVGELVSEITRPYRSLQQKSRWLDQQEVCQLLGVSKRTVQTYCAKGLLEATRINRKNFFRMADIERLMQSDTASKK comes from the coding sequence ATGGAATTAACGGTTTTGGATGTTCAGGTAATAAGTACACTGAGTAGGGAATTAAAGGCAGTGGGTGAATTGGTCAGTGAAATAACGCGGCCGTACCGCTCGCTACAACAAAAAAGTAGGTGGTTGGATCAGCAGGAAGTGTGTCAGCTATTGGGTGTGAGCAAAAGAACGGTGCAGACTTACTGTGCAAAAGGACTTCTCGAAGCTACCCGGATCAACCGGAAAAACTTCTTTCGGATGGCTGATATTGAAAGGTTAATGCAGTCGGATACCGCATCAAAAAAGTGA
- a CDS encoding RNA polymerase sigma factor, which produces MITNKPLNDTALLFDLKNGSVKAFDEIYGRYKRPITINLFALLKDRDLVEETLQELFCRLWEKRGNIDPQQSVQAYLYRIAGNLVNDHFRNIAKNRRLAARFWEVIQAQTQSQPEADIQKAMDEALFRTIEQLPPQCQRVFKLCKIEGKSYEEVSTILGISVSAVKDNIIRANRFLHAHYSYEAVTAVFLVTSYVLKDLN; this is translated from the coding sequence ATGATAACCAATAAGCCACTGAATGATACGGCGCTGCTCTTTGACCTAAAGAACGGCAGCGTAAAGGCTTTTGACGAAATCTACGGCCGTTACAAACGTCCGATTACCATAAACCTTTTTGCCCTTTTAAAAGACCGTGATCTGGTCGAAGAAACCTTGCAGGAATTATTCTGCCGTCTATGGGAAAAGCGCGGGAATATTGATCCGCAGCAATCCGTACAGGCATACCTATACCGCATTGCGGGCAATCTGGTAAACGATCATTTTAGGAACATAGCCAAAAACCGTCGCTTGGCAGCAAGATTCTGGGAAGTCATACAGGCGCAGACACAGAGCCAACCCGAAGCCGACATACAAAAGGCAATGGACGAAGCCCTGTTCAGAACCATCGAACAGCTACCCCCACAATGTCAGCGCGTATTTAAACTTTGCAAGATCGAAGGCAAAAGCTACGAGGAAGTAAGTACGATACTGGGCATTTCCGTTTCCGCGGTCAAGGACAATATCATTCGGGCAAACCGTTTTCTGCACGCCCATTACAGCTACGAAGCGGTTACAGCCGTATTTCTGGTCACTTCATACGTCCTTAAAGACCTGAACTGA
- a CDS encoding helix-turn-helix domain-containing protein, which translates to MKHIGNSNDDVLALLELLVRIKNELLFIRENFHPLLRGEIYLTGDQVCAMLHISRRTLQQYRDDGLIPFIKLERKILFRETDIVKVLEENYKR; encoded by the coding sequence ATGAAACATATCGGAAACTCAAACGACGATGTACTGGCATTACTGGAATTACTGGTGCGTATCAAAAATGAACTGTTATTTATTCGGGAAAATTTTCACCCGCTGTTAAGGGGAGAAATCTACCTGACTGGCGATCAGGTGTGTGCTATGCTGCATATCAGCAGACGTACACTGCAACAGTACCGGGACGATGGCCTGATCCCGTTTATCAAACTGGAAAGGAAAATCCTGTTCCGCGAAACGGATATAGTAAAGGTACTGGAAGAAAACTATAAGAGGTGA